TCAGTATAGCACGATTAGAAACGAAGCAATCAAATGTGGAAATAATGTATGGCCTTCTTATAATACATTGTTAGTGGAAAAAAGTAATTGTTATccgcataaaaacaaaatagaaatcACGGAAATGTATGCTAAAGTTGATTTGCAGGCATTACTAGACCATACAGTTTCCAGAATAATAAAAGGAGTGCAGACATTAAACGACAGTGCTGACACTGCTAATCTTGTATTAATATGCAAATGGGGATGCGATGGGGCATCTGGGCAATCACGAtataaacaaatagctcatacAGATGCAGATATAAATGATGATACAGTTTTTATATCAAGCGTAGTACCACTCAGACTGGAAAATGAAATAGATTTAACAATAGTATGGGAAAACTCGACACCATCATCACCCTGGTTTTGTCGGCCAATTCAATTTCAACTGGTTAAAGAAACTAAACACGTAATTGATGAGGAAATCAAACGAATTgaacacgaaataaaaaatttaaaagttacGAACATAGGAAATATCCGGGTAACATATAAAATGCAGTTAACTATGGTTGATAATAAAATTTGCAACACGATTACGAACACCACTTCGGCTATGAGGTGTTACATCTGCAAAGCATCACCAAaggaaatgaacaatttatcaTTAATAAATTCTAAAGTCTGTGATGAATCAAGGTATTCATTTGGTATATCATCGCTACACGCCTGGATCAGATGCTTAGAATGTCTAATCCACATAGCATATAatttaccatttaaaaaatggattgCCAACACTACGGAACTAAAAGAAAttcgaacaaaaagaaaagaggaaatACAGAAAGAATTCCGACAAAAAATGGGGCTTTACATTGATTATGTAAAACAAGGATGGGGATCAAGTAATGACGGAAACACAGCACGACGTTTTTTTAGAAACGCACAAATGGCCTCAGACATTACAGGACTAGATGTAACGTTGATTAAAAAGTTTCATGTCATACTACAGGTAATTTTTTCGCTGCATCTAACATAAcattaattagaaaattgtatattatactacattacaggtGATCTCTTCCATTCATCGAGTAGACgtggaaaaatttcgaatatatACACGAAGTACTGCGGAACAATTTGTAGCGCTAtatgattggtatcccatgcctgcttcagtccataagttattaatgcatggtgcagatgtaataaaacacgcattattaccaatcggacaattatcggaggaggctcaagaaacacgtcacaaagactttaaacaatttagatacaaacatacaagaaaatcagacagaatattaacaaatgaagatgtattttatagacttttattgacatcggacccgcacatgtcagcaatgcgagtgaaatcatgtaagaaaagaatacaaaatttagaaccagaagctgaattattaataattaaataatagaaaaggcaggctttgaaatggatggactataaaaaataatgctagacaaaaccatttgagaatgaagactgacaaagtataaacaaatattattttttcatatttcatgttattattattatattataaaaccatcattgttatcacatttttatcacaaaagatttacaaaaatgttactaaattattttatattatatacaatattacaaatgttatcaattattataaaaaatatcttttgacacagttatgtgacgtttttaccttacccgactcctcaaatttacatttttcccaattcattaaacattgcatgtgtgaaacaaatataaaatacacacttagaaagaaaaaatggtttggaagattgtatttaaacaattttttttttagtgaaaaatatcaatgaaaattaataagaaattattgtttaacaaatttaaaaaatattaattttttttaagttcaaattgactatttttttaatgaattttagtgcaaatttcatcccgataactcttatggtacaaaagttataacaaaaagtcactgaatttctcgatttggaccactgtgtcacggttcattttttctttgtttctttgtaACCAGGCCGGCCGAGAGACAGGCCCCCGCCGAGACTCCGTCGCCGGACCAGGGGAGAATCCGGCCACCGAGactaattaaaataaaacattatCATTTCTTTCATTATTAACCGAGCGTTTCTCATTTAATCACCTCGTTCCCtttccccaaagaaccctggccgctgagccaatccggggagggctcgcacgcctcgcagcgCTTCCCGCAACGAGGCATGCACCGTTACAAGGTTTAGCTTTGGGATTCCGTTTGGAATCATAAGCGGATCGAACTTGCCAAAACGGCAAGTTCCCTCTTCGTTAACTGCACTAGTAAACAGAGCTATTGCCGGAACGTCGGGTGTAAATATTACTTCGCGTAAACACACACTCACTGTCGCACGAACACGTCCTATCGCTTCGAAAGCTCGAAGGCAACTGattttttttacgtagaatgaacggaagaatcgatctgtgcaaaaaaatatgcatttatatttaaagaaaaaaatttacaggcctacagatgtagtgcttttcgaaccatttatctttctcctttatcattttttcgtaaatgcaataataacggagttataaCTTtcaacaattgcgtggaccaccctgtataccgggtggttcacgacaaacaggccacctaaatagctccgttaggattagagatagaagaaaatgttagagagaaaagctgcactgttaaagggggcaaatatggtgatataaaaaaatgttcctattgtaatcgcgaaactttatttcaacgaaactttatttattcaCGCCCGTACATGGCAACGCCGTTaattgtctaggcgaactgcgccgcggaccgtggccgctgatcgtcagattgcgtcgcgatcgtcgaattccatcgacgtcgtcgctgccctgctaccccctgtggcaaatcgtgcgctcgcgcgctcttacactattgtagtcgttttcaaggtcttttgaaggtcatcgatgattttcaaatagcaccacatatttttaacttcacagtgttgtagctgatgtcaagacgagttcaatgatgtggtacactatgaccttcaaatgaccttggactcattAATAGATATAGTTTGACTACTCTGTTTGATCAACGGAAATTTAATTCCTTCAGTCATTAGGTCTCATAACACGTATTCCGTTAACGGAAGGTGATCTCTAAGCGTACACAAACTAGATTATCAACTAACTACTGGTATGTATGCCGAGTCAGTTATGGTCATCGAATTATTGCGAGTGTATCAGTTCATCGATAACCGTTTAGCGATGCGTTACTCAAACGAACACAAGACCGatcttatttccatttattacgaaagtcgtcaatgtctttgagaagctgttcgtctttacaaagaccgatttcctgatcgcagatgtccatctcgttctacctattcaaatttagttaaaaggttccgtgaattaggcagtgtagaaaataaaagacctgtgaaagtgagaagtgtaacaaatgaagcaaatgcagtcaatgttcttggtgcagtaAATGTAAATCCTTGCATCAGCACTAGACAACTCAGTAGAGAAAGCGACGTTAGCCGAGCAAGTATCATGCGAATATTTCGATTACACAAattccatccatatcacatatcgctccaccaagaacttcatggaagagatttcgaaaatagcgtaaatttttgtgagtggggtttgaggcaaattagaaatgatagccgattttttagtaacgtattatttactgatgaggcttccttcacaaatcatggtgaagttaatttaagaaatatgcattactggagtaatgcgaatccacgatggttacgacaagtggataaacaacgaccatggactatcaacgtttggtgtggaatttttaataataaaataattagacccttttttattcccggcacattaaacacaactagataccttacgtttttagaagaaacattgcccatatttttagaagatattcctttagAAATTGGTCAagtaatgtggtaccaacacgatggctgtcctgctcattcttcacgtatcgtaaaagaatttctgaacaataaatttccaaatcgctggataggacgtaatggacacatactatggccagctcgttcccccgatctaactcctcttgattttttttgtggggaacactcaaagatgatgtatatcgtgatcaaccgactacaccagagaacatgcaagaaagaataattagatcttgtagatcaattccaacagaaacaattgaaagtacaattgattgccttgtaaaacgtttaaatgtttgtgttattgctcaaggtcataatttcgaacatttaatttagttcaaataaaatgattgcacattttgaagttatccttgtgtgcgtgtgtgtgcgtgctttatcataaattgtctagttcaaggtcatttaaaggtcatagtgtaccacatcattgaactcgtcttgacatcagctacaacactgtgaagttaaaaatatgtggtgctatttgaaaatcatcgatgaccttcaaaagaccttgaaaacggctacaataggaacatttttttatatcaccatatttgccccctttaacagtacaacttttctctctaacattttcttctatctctaatcctaacggagctatttaggtggcctgtttgtcgtgaaccacccggtatatctCTTGCATATTTTAAAGTACACTGTTCGTACATTTTCACATTCTTTTCACGTTCATACATttcaaaatacagtccactttcattCAAAATACACGTGTTCGCCAAAGACTCTCTTTCATTCAACTTcgacgcacagcgctgtgcgattccggctcctcctcattccaagtatcgttcggtcggcgaccttttccgatacataaaagtggtccttcgagccggatgcgAAGTTGAAATTCACGGAAAATTTCGGAGTTCACACGTGCTCTCTCAAGATGGCGGACTTCCAACGGTAAGCCATGCTGCGACGGACGATCCTGCGGACGGTCGAGAACTTCCGGAAGATCGAGAAGGCCAACCTCACCACCAGCAAGGTCCAGGCGCGCCTCTCCTCTCTCGAAATGCGCATGCATTATTTAATGTCGTCGCTCAAAGGGCCCGCGCTCGAAGCCCTCGGAAACATTCCGACAACCGCCGACAATTTTTCGACAGCGTGGCGCACTCTGACGTCGCGATTTCAGAATAAACGCCGACTAATTAAAATGCATCTGTCGAATCTGATCGACTTACCTGCGGTTAAGCGCGAGTCCGCAGCCGATCTGCACTCCTTGATTGATCGAGCGACCGTCGCGAACACATCGCTTCAGAAACTGGATCGCTCTCCAGAAGAATTGTGGACGGACATGCTAGTTCACTTAGTGTCGCGAAAACTTGATCCAGTTACGTCGAAAGCTTGGTTCCTCGTTTCTTCTCAGTCCGACACGCCAAAATCGTTTACCGAGTTAACGACTTTCTTATCCGCTCGCGCGCGTGCGCTCGACGAAATGTCCGTCGAATCCTGCGGTACTGTGACGCCGAAGTCGACCCCGTGCCCTCGCGTACACGCCGTCACGACCTCGCAATCTTCATCGCGTCCGAGCGTCTCCTTAGAATCGCGCCGTAAACCCGAGAATACGAGAAAGACGAACACTCCGAGTTCGCAATCGTCTTGCCCACTCTGTCAATCGCGACACTGTCTGAGTTCGTGTCCGCGATACCTGGCCGAGTCTCCGGAAAAGCGACGCGAAATTGTAACTCGATTCTCGCGATGTTACAACTGCCTAAGTGAGCGACACGTCGTGTCCGATTGTCCGAGCAAATACAAGTGTCGCGTTTGTCAACAAACTCACCACACGTCTTTGCACGAAGCGTCGAATGGTCACCCGAATCCTGCCGATCCGTCGGCTCCCCGCTCTTCATCTCCTCTAGCTGGCTGCTCTGCTGTAGTATCGTTGTCTGCGACGACTCCCCGTCGCCCTCACCCCCCTCGCTCGTGCTCTTGGCTACAGCTCGACTCAAAATACATGCTTCGTCAGGCCGTACCGCGATTGTAAGAGCTCTTCTTGATGAGGGCTCCGAAGCCACACTGGTTACGGAGAGTGTAGCTCAACTGTTTCGCGCAAAAAAGACTCGTAGAAATGTCACGATTTCCGCGGTCAGCGAAGCTCACGTAGAAACTGTGCGATCGTCTGTCGAACTTCGCGTGAGTCCAGTACACTCGACCACTCCGTCGCTGGTCACAACCGCGTTGGTTATGCCAACTTTGACCGCCTATCACGCACACTGCACTGCAGATCCGTCTTCGTTCAAGCATCTGAACGATCTTCAGTGGGCAGACCCGGTTCCCACGAATTCCGAGCCCATTCAAATGATCCTCGGAGCGGATCTCTACGGCGACGTAATTCTCGACGGCTCATTCGCTCACTTCCTCGACGCCAGGCCGAGCTCTGTCGGTCGAGAACTGTTCCGCCGCACGAACCTTCTGGATCCGTTGCATTCAACGCGACTGCTTTCCTTCGGAAGTCGAAGTGCTCCGCCTGCGCCGCACGCTCTCCCCAAAAAGTTCACTGTCAGCTCTCGATCCGTTCGTCGATGACGACGGAATCCTTCGGGTCGGTGGACGTCTTCGACACGCTCCGTTGGCGTTCAATGTCAAGCACCCAATCATACTCGCGTCACATCCACTGGCCCTCCGAATCGTCGAACAAGCTCAATTACGCTCCCTACACGCCGGTCTTCAATTGACCTTACATACGCTGCGGCAGACATTTTGGATACTCCGTGCTCGCAGTCCGGTCAAGAGCGTCATTCACTCCTGTGTTGCTTGTGTCCGCGAACGGGCTGCTGTACCAGCTCAGTTGATGGGCCAACTTCCGACCCCTCGCGTCTCCCCACCGTCCAGATGCTTTTCTCATTGCGGAGTGGACTATGCAGGCCCGTTTCAAACCCACGCGTCATCCGGGCGCGGTATTACCTCGCGCAAAGCGTATATTGCGCTTTTTGTCTGTCTGGCCACTAGGGCAATTCATCTCGAGCTCGTCTCCGACTATTCTACCCCAGCCTTCATCCGCGCCTTTGATCGATTCTGCTCGCGACGTGGAATACCTTGCGCGATGTATTCCGACAACAGGATCACGTTCGTCGGCGCGGACCGAGAATTATGTCGAGCGTACCGAGCGACCCTCCGGAACTcggaatttcaaaataaaaccgCCAGCGACGGTGTAGCCTGCTATTTTATCCTTCCCTCCGCACCTCATTTCGGAGGTTTGTGGGAAGCCGGAGTGAAGAGCCTCAAGCATCATCTGAGGCGGGTTGTCGGTACTACAACTTTTACATTCGAGGAGTTTAGCACCTTGCTGTGCGCCATCGAATGTTGCCTCAATTCGCAACCTCTAGCGCCCTTGCGAGACTCTATGGACGATTTTGATGTCCTCACACCTGGGCATTTTCTGACAGGCTCTCCGCTCACGGTATCCCCACAACCGTCCGTCCTCGATCTGTCCGCGAATCGCCTCACGCGTTGGCAGCTCGTCAGATCCGTGACGGAGCATTTCTGGAAGCGCTGGGTGAGCGATTACATAAACACTCTCCAGCAGCGAAGCACGTGGCGACGAGAGCAACCGGGAATCGAGCTCGGGCAGCTCGTCTTAATCCGGAACCCCATGCTCCCCCCGTGCAAATGGGAACTCGGTCGCGTGAAAGCCGTGCACCCGGGAGTTGACGGTCGGGCCCGCGTGGTCACAGACAAGACCCCTTCCACCGAGCTGACACGTCCGATTGTCAAGCTGTGCCCGTTGCCAATTGCTTCCGCTCCCACTTAACTTGTACATATGCTTTCTGTACATATTTCTTTGCGTTAGTTCTAAGCTCTGCGTTAGTTTTAAGCTCTGCGTTAGTTTAAGATTGCGTGCGGCTAATTTTTAAGTTGTTCTGCGTGCGATGCGGCTGCGTCCGCTCGTCGCTGTCTTTGAAAGCAATGCTTCAAGGCGAGCGGTATGTACGCGATCACGCGAACGTTGGAGGTGGGGTCCTCGTCACGCGCTCCTCACCGAACGCGGTCTCTCGAAAAGCCGTTGCGCTAACTCGCGTAACCCCCGTCCTTCCCCTTCGGGATCTATCGATCGCGACCCAATTGTCGATCGTGGATCATCGCGTGATCCACAAGGACCAATCCGCGATTTCCAGGAAGGCAGACTCGGTCTTTCTCCGAAATCGGGTCCTGCTTCGCTGTTCAACCGTCGTGCTATACGGTCCTTTTTCTGCGCGCTTTCTAGTCGTTTTGGTTCAGACTCGTTATTCAACGCGTTATTCtttgtacatatttattgtaaacTCCAAAGTACAGTGTTCATACTTTTCACGTTCATACATCtcaaaatacagtccactttcattCAAAATACCCGTGTTCGCCCAAGACTCTCTTTCATTCAACTTCGAtgcacagcgctgtgcgattccggctcctcctcattcCAAGTATCGTTCGGTCGGGGACCTTTTCCGATACATATTTCGTATATGCTTTGCATATATTTTGCATATATTTTGAgtattaattttgcataaagatccgatgTCTACTCATTAGTATTGGACAGAAATAACAAACGAACAAAACCAGACGAACAAGTGCGAATCcgaaaaaggaaaatttcaacTACCACTTCGTAAGATTCACCCCTACCCGATACAATGcggaagaaaaggaaatgtggaCCGCAAGGACTAACGAGAACAGAATACCTCTTATCAACTCCATCCGATAACCATGACACGGAGTCAAAATCTAaccaagaaaataattattcctcTGAAATCCCTGACCTGGCAGAGATTCAGGTGGAACCGCCCAGTGTAATACGACAACCACACAGAGACTTGCAAATCCGAGAAACTCACGAATCACTGTATATGGCCAAAACACACAGAATAATATTCGTAGACATGAACGATAATCCTATCGATAAAGGAGCAGAAGAATTAATggattgttcggaaagtaatttcgttcttTCCCAACAGAGGacataattgtattttttcgcaGCCAACTTCACACTAAAGCCGCATTGTTATTATACATTTTGACAGCTGATACagcaaggcttgtttgtgaaaaattttgtttgattCTGCACAGTAGGTTTTGGTTGGTACCCTTTCAAATATGTTAAGTGAAAAGCGGCATTTTCggcatattttacttttttactatcgaaaaggcaaaaatgctgttcaagcaagaaaaaaattatCCGATGTGTGTGGAGAAGATGCATTGACAGAATGCCAGTGCCAAAACTAGTTTGCAATTTCGATCTGGCAATTTTGATATTGAAGATGCACCACGTTCTGGAAGGCCACTTAAGGatcagttttcccaggtggccttgaacaatcgatagtaccgctataacggccgctagaagaagctaaatagtaacattttcgtccagtatggggagctgggtgcactttccacattcagtgtcgagtggcattttccgagtatcctctctgattcggtcgcatgatccctgacaatagaggcgatctgagcacgcgtggtcgacatcgtaaacaacggcactaccgtagcttcgttcgaacagccgtgccgagGCACACTCGCGCACCGCCAGATTGGCGCGTatgtgtaccgatgagaatagcaagggtccgggatgtcGTGTGGCCAACAACGTAAACACGTTGCCtcgacacactcacacaccgccaggtcggcgtgtacgtgtatatAAGAGAATCTCAAGGGTTCGGAATCCGTATGTCATTTcgggataatgcaaaatggcagagttgggcaaaatatttatctaaataaaaatttcgaataactaataaaagataaaaaaattttattcctcattagaatgttcgaataaagaaagtatctttattcgacgagaatttatccgacgaatcaagataattttttttattcgaaaaaagaaaaatacaaacaatcttacatttaaaaaaagaataaacatataaacgtgaatataacagaatataaatataaatagacgaaaaaaatataaatatcataaaatatataaaaaagaatataaataaattacaattttaaaataattaataaattgtaaaattaatgatgcggctgccatggccgcctcttcagtgggagttccttttgatactccgcatcagcttgttctgaaacatgtaaaatgtaaattaaaaagaagcaaactaacaaatattttgttatttagtatAAACATATGTGGCTTCGGT
The Halictus rubicundus isolate RS-2024b unplaced genomic scaffold, iyHalRubi1_principal scaffold0042, whole genome shotgun sequence genome window above contains:
- the LOC143363364 gene encoding uncharacterized protein LOC143363364; this encodes MYSDNRITFVGADRELCRAYRATLRNSEFQNKTASDGVACYFILPSAPHFGGLWEAGVKSLKHHLRRVVGTTTFTFEEFSTLLCAIECCLNSQPLAPLRDSMDDFDVLTPGHFLTGSPLTVSPQPSVLDLSANRLTRWQLVRSVTEHFWKRWVSDYINTLQQRSTWRREQPGIELGQLVLIRNPMLPPCKWELGRVKAVHPGVDGRARVVTDKTPSTELTRPIVKLCPLPIASAPT